The Ferroacidibacillus organovorans genome contains a region encoding:
- a CDS encoding M42 family metallopeptidase, with product MEGDIVLKNERIDMIRALSEAHGASGFETPVRRLYQSYLEPVSDEIVRDHFGSVVGKKVGKADGPSILLAGHLDEIGLLTKAITDEGFIKFQTIGGWWSQVMLAQRVSIQTRKGEVIGIIGSKPPHLLSAKERDEVVKIKDMFIDIGVSSKAEAEELGVRPGDPITPISAFVQLGNPNVYMGKALDNRLGCVTAVEVLRALRGQEHPNTLFAGATTQEEVGLRGAQTLVNHIKPDISIALDVGIAGDTPGIDAYDALSTLGKGPILLIYDGSMIPNPRFRDFIMDTASDAKIPLQVESIAGGGTDAGRFHIHGSGIPSIAFGCTTRYIHSHAAVYHQEDFDHGVALLAEVIKRLDQRVLNDLRDL from the coding sequence ATGGAAGGGGACATTGTATTGAAAAACGAACGCATCGACATGATCCGTGCGCTCAGTGAAGCACATGGCGCATCTGGCTTTGAAACCCCTGTACGCAGATTGTATCAATCGTATCTCGAACCTGTCTCCGACGAAATCGTTCGCGACCATTTTGGAAGCGTGGTCGGAAAGAAAGTCGGCAAGGCAGACGGCCCTTCGATTCTGCTCGCAGGCCACCTTGATGAAATTGGTCTCTTGACAAAGGCAATCACAGATGAGGGATTTATTAAGTTCCAGACGATTGGCGGCTGGTGGTCTCAGGTCATGCTCGCACAGCGCGTATCCATCCAAACGCGCAAAGGTGAAGTTATCGGAATCATCGGTTCCAAACCCCCTCATCTACTGAGCGCGAAAGAGCGTGATGAGGTTGTCAAAATAAAGGACATGTTCATTGACATCGGCGTCTCAAGCAAAGCAGAGGCAGAAGAGCTCGGCGTACGTCCGGGCGATCCAATCACGCCAATCAGTGCGTTTGTACAACTGGGCAATCCAAACGTGTACATGGGAAAAGCGCTCGACAACCGCCTCGGATGTGTAACTGCCGTCGAAGTGCTGCGCGCACTCAGAGGGCAAGAGCATCCGAACACGCTCTTTGCCGGCGCGACGACACAAGAAGAAGTCGGATTGCGCGGCGCACAAACACTCGTGAATCACATCAAACCGGATATTTCCATAGCGCTTGATGTCGGAATTGCGGGCGACACACCAGGCATTGATGCATACGACGCGCTCTCTACCCTTGGCAAAGGCCCCATTCTGCTAATCTATGATGGATCGATGATCCCAAACCCACGCTTTCGCGATTTCATCATGGACACTGCTTCCGATGCGAAAATTCCGCTGCAGGTCGAATCCATCGCAGGCGGCGGCACGGATGCCGGGCGTTTTCACATCCACGGTTCCGGCATCCCCTCCATTGCCTTCGGCTGCACAACGCGCTATATTCACAGCCACGCAGCAGTCTATCACCAGGAAGACTTCGATCACGGTGTAGCCCTTTTAGCAGAAGTGATTAAGCGTCTTGATCAACGTGTTTTAAATGATCTGCGCGACCTGTAA
- a CDS encoding precorrin-2 dehydrogenase/sirohydrochlorin ferrochelatase family protein, whose product METGNPMDAWLGLFYHVAEKHILVIGGGRVAERRVRKLVDLGAVPELVSPNLSAGLYQLWQAGHIVWRMQRFSPSDLHSEIDLVVIATSEQSVNDHISAQARALGVLCARADEPLRGDIIFPASMRAGMIRIEVSTSGASPALAAGICDWLRQELPKSIVSLAEWQRDVREILSRKGVAPGPILRRFSTPEWIRAFASDRVFLEREICAVEQTYELSLPRPPI is encoded by the coding sequence ATGGAGACCGGCAATCCCATGGATGCATGGCTCGGACTCTTTTATCATGTGGCGGAAAAGCACATTCTCGTCATTGGCGGCGGACGTGTGGCGGAGCGGCGCGTCAGAAAATTGGTAGATCTTGGCGCTGTCCCTGAACTTGTCAGCCCCAATCTGTCAGCAGGTCTATACCAGTTGTGGCAGGCCGGCCATATTGTATGGAGGATGCAACGCTTTTCCCCAAGTGATTTGCACAGCGAAATTGACCTGGTCGTAATCGCCACATCCGAGCAATCGGTGAATGATCATATCTCTGCACAGGCGAGAGCGCTCGGTGTTTTGTGCGCGCGCGCAGATGAGCCACTGCGAGGGGATATCATTTTTCCAGCCTCCATGCGTGCGGGAATGATTCGTATTGAGGTGTCGACCTCAGGAGCGAGTCCAGCTTTGGCTGCAGGAATTTGCGACTGGTTGCGACAGGAGTTGCCAAAGAGCATCGTGTCGCTCGCGGAGTGGCAACGAGACGTCCGCGAGATTTTGTCGCGCAAAGGTGTCGCTCCCGGACCGATCTTGAGACGTTTTTCCACGCCAGAGTGGATTCGCGCCTTTGCGTCAGACCGGGTTTTTCTAGAGCGAGAAATTTGCGCCGTTGAACAGACCTACGAGTTAAGCTTGCCGCGACCGCCAATTTGA
- a CDS encoding glycosyltransferase family 2 protein, which yields MLIDAHLDLHDQRDPWSLVERFQSVLKEIKDPWVFWSTELRPTSSMAPVALPEDSSDCAILIRGQKKSTDASWLDYFSEKKGIPCIWKTAELLNWFAAIHDMPPDLQYLPYHIAMAFSTAHSQALCVTPVSSVSSVTSHTFRPTAKELRFVLENSGDVVPCVQWQIKPIISVVICAFNESARIGWAIRSVLLQTFHAWELLVVDDGSTDQTEQIVRSYTDERICLIKSKENKGKSHALNCALENVKGHFFLELDADDWLVPDALETLYRASSILQPMRLLSAHYYVWQSSTRGQLRYRGIHGQDPVRISPEFARVPIPRFYRTDDLQSIGGWMTSDQYGGRLFEDVFMSDQYARRGIIQVLEKPLYHRVIHRGSVSQVHAKEYRVWWNSVMDVRH from the coding sequence ATGTTGATAGATGCGCACCTTGATCTTCATGATCAGCGCGACCCATGGTCGCTTGTTGAGCGTTTTCAAAGTGTCTTAAAGGAAATCAAAGATCCTTGGGTCTTTTGGTCTACGGAACTCCGTCCCACTTCATCCATGGCGCCTGTGGCGCTTCCGGAGGATTCATCGGATTGCGCAATTTTGATTCGCGGTCAAAAAAAGTCGACAGACGCGAGCTGGTTGGACTACTTTTCAGAGAAAAAGGGTATTCCTTGCATCTGGAAAACGGCTGAGCTGTTAAACTGGTTTGCTGCGATTCACGACATGCCTCCTGATCTTCAGTATTTACCTTATCATATTGCTATGGCGTTTTCGACAGCTCACTCACAAGCTCTTTGTGTCACACCTGTCTCATCCGTCTCATCCGTGACAAGTCACACCTTTCGGCCGACAGCAAAAGAACTTCGCTTTGTTCTTGAGAATTCAGGGGATGTTGTGCCATGTGTGCAGTGGCAAATCAAGCCCATCATTTCGGTCGTGATTTGCGCATTTAATGAATCCGCCAGAATTGGCTGGGCGATTCGCTCTGTCTTATTGCAGACGTTTCACGCTTGGGAACTGCTCGTGGTGGATGATGGCTCGACAGATCAAACAGAGCAGATTGTTCGCAGTTACACGGATGAACGCATTTGCTTGATCAAGTCTAAGGAGAACAAAGGGAAATCCCATGCGCTTAACTGCGCTTTGGAAAACGTCAAAGGACATTTTTTTCTGGAACTTGACGCGGACGATTGGCTGGTGCCAGACGCACTTGAAACACTTTATAGAGCATCATCCATTTTGCAGCCGATGAGACTTCTTTCAGCGCACTATTATGTATGGCAAAGTTCAACAAGAGGACAACTCCGCTATCGCGGGATTCATGGCCAAGACCCAGTTCGCATCTCACCCGAATTCGCGCGCGTACCAATTCCACGCTTCTATCGTACAGACGATCTGCAGAGTATCGGCGGGTGGATGACTTCAGACCAATATGGGGGACGCTTGTTTGAGGACGTTTTTATGTCAGATCAATATGCGCGAAGAGGGATTATCCAAGTTCTTGAAAAACCGCTCTATCATCGGGTGATCCACCGCGGGAGTGTAAGCCAGGTGCACGCTAAGGAGTATCGCGTGTGGTGGAATTCTGTGATGGATGTGAGACACTAA
- a CDS encoding alpha/beta fold hydrolase: MIRREFEWECEDTTLRGFRFEPDGRQPKASVLIVHGMGESSERYLRFASGLTDSLYAGVAYDLRGHGRTARSVDELGNMGNGGFETAYKDLQCIASEMKRSNPELPIFLFAHSMGSMLAKGALYRDPSLFQAVILSGTTGPPRALLHLGKQIAKREIKRHGHLYQSAVLEKLSFGSYNRPFRPNRTGYDWLSRDRDEVDHYVADPLCGKILCAGSFYAMLLWILETHTPENLVKIPKDLPILVISGDRDPVGEMGKGIMQLERLYRRYGLRGVEMRLYKDARHELLHELNRDQVMMDIVEWMDQKCQLHLSK, encoded by the coding sequence GTGATTCGTCGCGAGTTTGAATGGGAGTGCGAGGATACTACGCTTCGCGGTTTTCGATTTGAGCCTGATGGGAGGCAACCCAAAGCGTCTGTGCTGATCGTTCATGGCATGGGCGAATCCTCTGAACGCTATCTTCGATTTGCAAGTGGACTTACAGACTCTCTTTACGCGGGTGTCGCGTATGACCTGCGCGGGCACGGCCGTACAGCGCGCAGTGTCGATGAATTGGGCAATATGGGAAATGGCGGCTTTGAAACAGCCTATAAAGATCTACAGTGTATCGCGTCAGAAATGAAGCGTTCAAATCCGGAACTTCCGATCTTTTTGTTCGCGCACTCCATGGGATCGATGTTGGCAAAAGGCGCGCTTTATCGCGACCCGTCACTTTTTCAAGCGGTCATTTTGTCGGGGACGACAGGACCGCCCAGAGCACTCCTGCATCTTGGCAAACAGATTGCCAAGCGCGAGATCAAGCGCCACGGCCATCTTTATCAAAGCGCCGTTTTGGAAAAGTTGTCGTTTGGAAGCTACAATCGCCCATTTCGTCCCAATCGCACGGGGTATGACTGGCTGTCGCGTGATCGCGATGAGGTTGATCACTATGTAGCTGATCCCTTGTGTGGAAAGATCCTTTGCGCAGGGTCATTTTACGCTATGCTGTTGTGGATCTTAGAGACGCACACCCCCGAAAATCTTGTGAAAATCCCGAAAGACTTACCGATCCTTGTAATTTCAGGCGACAGGGATCCTGTGGGTGAGATGGGAAAAGGAATCATGCAGTTAGAACGGCTCTACCGTCGCTATGGGCTTAGGGGCGTAGAAATGCGCCTGTATAAAGATGCGCGGCACGAACTTCTCCATGAACTCAATCGTGATCAGGTCATGATGGATATCGTGGAGTGGATGGATCAAAAATGCCAGTTACACTTGTCTAAATAA
- a CDS encoding NADH-dependent flavin oxidoreductase: protein MNSTYQPLFQSIRLRRGVVLKNRIVMAPMTHFSSLPDGSVSDEEIRYYKRRSGGVGMVITACVFVSPSGKGFPGEFGAEREDRIEGLARLARGIKEQGAKAVLQIFHGGRACAPDLVPGGDVVSASDVSEDKEGAPIPRPLTEAEIMQIVRDFGEATRRAIAAGFDGVELHGANGYLIQQFYSPHTNKRSDRFGGSRENRLTFPLMIVDEVTRVVKEHAKNEFLIGYRFSPEEAYEHGLKMEDTYALIDALKYKALDYLHVSATDYRTPPKSGEDQSASRIALIVKRAGADLPVIGVGSIKTPDDALDALSSTGCTLIALGREIIIEPDWVQKVARGDEHAIATELSLSDQERLVVPTPLWNAITRTPGWFPLAAPANA, encoded by the coding sequence TTGAATTCAACCTATCAACCACTTTTTCAATCGATACGTCTGCGCAGGGGTGTCGTTTTGAAAAATCGCATCGTCATGGCGCCGATGACACACTTTTCATCTCTCCCTGACGGAAGCGTGTCAGATGAGGAAATCCGCTACTACAAGAGACGATCTGGCGGCGTAGGCATGGTCATCACAGCCTGCGTTTTTGTCTCGCCGAGCGGAAAGGGTTTCCCGGGAGAATTTGGCGCTGAGCGAGAAGACCGCATAGAAGGACTGGCGCGCCTCGCTCGCGGAATAAAAGAGCAGGGCGCGAAGGCTGTCCTGCAAATTTTCCACGGAGGACGGGCGTGTGCGCCAGATCTCGTTCCAGGCGGAGACGTTGTGAGTGCAAGCGATGTTTCCGAAGATAAGGAAGGCGCACCGATCCCGCGACCGCTGACAGAGGCTGAAATCATGCAAATCGTGCGCGATTTTGGCGAAGCGACAAGACGTGCAATTGCAGCCGGCTTTGACGGTGTAGAATTGCACGGGGCAAACGGTTATCTGATTCAACAATTCTATTCTCCCCACACAAACAAACGGAGTGACCGTTTCGGAGGTTCTCGAGAAAATCGACTGACATTCCCGCTCATGATCGTTGATGAAGTGACACGTGTTGTCAAGGAGCACGCAAAAAACGAGTTTTTGATCGGGTATCGCTTTTCTCCAGAAGAAGCATATGAGCATGGACTAAAGATGGAAGACACTTACGCGCTGATTGACGCTTTGAAATACAAAGCACTCGATTACCTTCACGTCTCGGCGACAGATTACCGCACACCGCCCAAATCCGGCGAGGATCAATCGGCATCGCGCATCGCGCTCATCGTAAAGCGCGCAGGTGCGGATCTCCCTGTCATCGGCGTCGGCTCCATCAAGACCCCGGATGACGCGCTTGACGCGCTGTCATCAACCGGCTGCACCCTGATCGCGCTGGGACGTGAAATCATCATCGAACCGGATTGGGTTCAGAAGGTAGCGCGCGGCGATGAGCACGCCATCGCGACAGAACTTTCTCTTAGCGATCAAGAACGGCTTGTCGTGCCCACGCCTCTTTGGAACGCCATAACCCGCACACCAGGATGGTTCCCGCTAGCTGCACCAGCAAATGCATAA
- a CDS encoding glucose-1-phosphate thymidylyltransferase — MKGLLLSGGTGTRLRPLTYSGPKQLLPVANKPILIYAIENLRQAGITDLGIVVGENARHVKEHVKNGHELGVQITYIPQQSPLGLAHAVKTASSFLQDQPFVMILGDTLLDQGIRSFVEHFRSANPVAAVLVSRVKDPEHYGVVQVENKRIVQLVEKPTSFISDLALTGIYAFSPRIHDAIASIVPSARGELEITDALQWLVAHGEEVIFQIHPGWWKDTGRPDDLLEANRLLLHDQTPCLSGYTDPFSLVIGNVRIERGAQIAHSILIGPVAIGRDATIEDAVIGPYTTIGHEAVLRRVELTNSILLDRCHIEGPIRLSRSLIGRETVIHKTKSTSEPAWIHLILGDTSHCEL, encoded by the coding sequence TTGAAAGGACTGCTGCTTTCTGGTGGAACAGGCACACGTCTGCGTCCATTGACCTACTCGGGCCCGAAACAACTTTTGCCTGTTGCAAACAAACCAATTTTGATCTACGCCATTGAAAATTTGCGTCAGGCGGGCATCACCGATTTGGGAATCGTGGTTGGTGAAAATGCGCGACATGTAAAAGAACACGTAAAGAACGGCCACGAACTAGGCGTTCAAATCACCTATATTCCACAGCAGAGTCCTCTTGGTTTGGCTCACGCTGTAAAAACGGCGTCATCCTTTTTGCAAGACCAGCCCTTTGTCATGATTCTTGGCGACACATTGCTCGATCAAGGCATTCGCAGTTTTGTCGAGCACTTTCGATCCGCAAACCCGGTTGCAGCCGTACTTGTGAGTCGGGTCAAAGACCCGGAGCACTACGGTGTGGTGCAGGTCGAGAACAAGCGCATCGTGCAACTCGTCGAAAAACCCACGTCCTTCATCAGCGATTTGGCGCTCACCGGAATCTACGCGTTTTCTCCCCGCATTCACGACGCCATCGCATCCATCGTCCCCTCTGCACGCGGCGAATTAGAGATTACAGATGCTTTGCAGTGGCTCGTCGCACACGGCGAAGAAGTCATTTTTCAAATCCATCCAGGGTGGTGGAAGGATACTGGGAGACCCGATGACTTGCTTGAAGCCAATCGACTTTTGCTTCACGACCAAACACCGTGCCTGTCTGGCTACACAGACCCCTTTTCACTGGTTATCGGGAATGTGCGAATCGAACGCGGAGCGCAAATCGCACACAGCATCTTGATCGGACCCGTGGCGATTGGCCGCGACGCAACCATAGAAGACGCCGTCATTGGCCCTTATACAACCATTGGCCATGAAGCGGTCCTCCGCCGCGTCGAATTGACAAACAGCATTCTCCTTGATCGCTGCCACATCGAAGGTCCCATCCGCCTCTCTCGCTCTCTGATCGGCCGCGAGACGGTCATCCATAAAACAAAAAGCACAAGTGAACCTGCGTGGATTCATCTGATTCTTGGGGATACATCTCACTGCGAACTGTGA
- a CDS encoding D-alanyl-D-alanine carboxypeptidase family protein: MRQTIAIALSVVIVAAGSIVALAETGKPQTSSRGTSSLITNTENYRVSQVPLAAPSAELIDATTGQILYAKQAATKRYPASIVKLMTSLIALEQVTKGQLTLHSIIPVSQAAYKVAQTPGLSVAYLDPSQRISLQRMLELMYVVSADDAAVAIADAIGGSESAFAQMMNREAAKLQMVHTHYTNASGLQNPKQVTTAHDIGILARYLITKYPVVLKYASMPGMYISPGNYGHTYDQLLGQYQGLNGLKTGSTSQAGYCFVGTAVRNGHHLISIVLDDSSFSNTFQDTAALLDYGFQNFHRLSLMPANTPLAQTVSVSGGADQTLSVVTHQPITALAMRHDKVSLQLSTLTQKAPIVKGQQVGDALVIVNHTVVSKVPVYAAQDDPKASFLTEAWRNLLRSAHQGSRKIVDAIVRKAQHLIG; the protein is encoded by the coding sequence GTGCGTCAAACGATTGCGATTGCACTCAGTGTCGTCATCGTGGCAGCAGGAAGTATTGTAGCACTTGCAGAAACAGGTAAACCTCAAACCTCCTCGCGGGGTACGTCTTCGCTCATCACCAACACAGAGAACTACCGCGTCTCGCAGGTTCCCTTAGCGGCGCCTTCGGCTGAACTGATTGATGCGACAACCGGACAGATCCTCTATGCGAAGCAGGCGGCAACGAAGCGCTATCCAGCGAGTATCGTCAAATTGATGACGTCGCTGATCGCGCTTGAGCAAGTGACAAAAGGACAGCTTACCTTGCATTCCATCATTCCTGTAAGTCAAGCGGCATACAAGGTGGCGCAGACACCAGGCCTGTCTGTCGCGTATCTCGATCCGTCGCAACGCATCTCGCTGCAAAGGATGCTGGAACTTATGTACGTTGTTTCAGCGGATGACGCTGCGGTCGCCATCGCTGACGCGATCGGCGGAAGTGAGTCTGCATTCGCCCAGATGATGAACCGTGAAGCGGCAAAGCTGCAGATGGTACACACTCACTACACAAACGCGTCTGGATTACAGAATCCAAAACAGGTTACAACTGCGCATGATATTGGCATTCTCGCTCGTTATTTGATAACAAAATATCCAGTCGTATTAAAATATGCGTCGATGCCAGGAATGTACATTTCCCCAGGAAATTATGGTCACACGTATGACCAACTGCTCGGTCAATATCAGGGACTCAATGGCTTGAAGACCGGATCGACGTCCCAGGCGGGGTACTGTTTTGTCGGCACAGCCGTCCGCAATGGGCACCACTTGATCAGCATTGTGCTTGATGACTCGTCTTTTTCGAATACATTCCAGGATACGGCGGCGTTGCTTGACTATGGCTTCCAGAACTTTCATCGCCTGTCACTGATGCCCGCAAATACGCCACTCGCACAGACGGTCTCTGTGTCTGGAGGCGCTGACCAAACGCTTTCCGTTGTCACTCATCAACCCATCACGGCGCTTGCCATGCGTCACGACAAGGTTTCGCTTCAACTCTCGACGCTGACGCAAAAAGCGCCTATCGTAAAAGGGCAGCAAGTAGGGGATGCGCTTGTGATTGTCAATCACACAGTTGTTTCCAAGGTTCCTGTCTATGCGGCGCAGGATGATCCAAAAGCATCTTTCTTGACGGAAGCGTGGAGAAATTTGCTGCGCTCAGCACACCAAGGATCGCGCAAGATTGTCGATGCAATCGTTCGCAAGGCGCAACATCTCATCGGGTAA
- a CDS encoding FMN-binding negative transcriptional regulator has product MYTPAAFGMSDDEMFELMDSFPFATLCSVANEDMLVSHVPLVFKRETMSLHGHFAAANPHAKIADGANVLAIFHGPHSYISSGWYEERQSVPTWNYQVVHARGTIHFAEKAEQRDRDLAQLIHQHDPQLPLIDALNEPWVQAMAKGIRGFRISLVQLEGKSKMSQNRSREDQRRVIEKLRDSEREEGREIALRMRKNMEGSQASDEAEA; this is encoded by the coding sequence ATGTACACACCTGCTGCGTTTGGTATGTCAGATGATGAGATGTTTGAACTGATGGATTCGTTTCCATTTGCTACATTATGCTCTGTTGCAAATGAAGACATGCTTGTATCACATGTGCCGCTTGTATTCAAACGTGAGACGATGTCGCTTCACGGGCATTTTGCGGCGGCTAACCCCCACGCGAAGATTGCTGATGGGGCAAATGTGCTGGCCATCTTTCACGGCCCACACAGCTACATCTCTTCAGGTTGGTATGAAGAAAGACAGTCTGTCCCGACGTGGAATTATCAAGTGGTACACGCCAGAGGAACGATCCACTTTGCTGAGAAAGCGGAGCAGCGTGACCGTGATCTGGCGCAACTCATCCATCAACATGATCCGCAGCTCCCCTTGATCGACGCGCTGAATGAGCCATGGGTTCAAGCGATGGCAAAAGGAATACGCGGATTCCGCATTTCTTTAGTGCAGCTTGAAGGGAAGTCTAAAATGAGCCAAAATCGCTCGCGGGAGGACCAGCGGCGCGTCATTGAAAAGTTGCGGGATTCAGAGCGCGAAGAGGGGCGTGAAATTGCGTTACGCATGCGCAAAAATATGGAGGGCAGTCAAGCCTCTGACGAGGCAGAGGCTTGA
- a CDS encoding glycosyltransferase family 2 protein, giving the protein MSSFLHVIVVSFNTCSKTLQCLRYILHYTDLPFQLWVVDNASTDGSIEMLRELAAQHQPRLTLTLLPENVGYTRAIASIYSHLPPHGHVCFINSDVYVGPGYANKLYKHLERHPDIAAVAPLGRGIGGWQDILKYHPPLSLTDEFNEAILVQVNQALQDTRPKAITAKCLQGTIWMAKRAALDEIGELDTGCVCGADDADWSLRARLKNWRLLVALDTYVWHDNHSSFSVLEDQGKTWITQSWDHFNQKWSGCFDHLSWENLMESSHPTAYPAYEYEEFIT; this is encoded by the coding sequence ATGTCATCCTTTTTGCATGTGATTGTGGTCAGTTTTAACACGTGCTCAAAAACACTTCAATGCTTGCGCTACATCTTGCATTATACGGATCTCCCATTTCAACTCTGGGTTGTGGATAACGCCTCAACCGACGGTTCTATCGAGATGCTGCGTGAACTCGCGGCACAGCACCAACCACGCCTCACATTGACGCTTTTGCCTGAGAATGTGGGATACACACGCGCCATTGCGTCCATCTATTCACACCTCCCACCGCATGGACATGTGTGCTTTATAAACTCGGATGTCTATGTGGGGCCAGGCTATGCAAATAAGCTTTACAAACACCTTGAGCGCCACCCTGACATTGCGGCGGTTGCGCCACTTGGCCGCGGGATTGGCGGATGGCAAGACATTCTGAAGTATCATCCCCCTTTATCACTCACAGATGAATTTAATGAAGCGATACTCGTTCAGGTCAATCAGGCCCTGCAGGACACTCGCCCCAAAGCGATCACCGCAAAATGCCTTCAAGGTACGATCTGGATGGCAAAACGAGCGGCACTTGACGAAATCGGTGAACTGGACACAGGGTGTGTATGCGGAGCGGATGACGCCGATTGGAGCTTGCGGGCAAGATTAAAGAACTGGCGCCTCCTTGTCGCGTTAGACACGTATGTATGGCATGACAATCACAGTTCTTTCTCTGTGCTCGAAGATCAGGGCAAAACGTGGATCACTCAGAGCTGGGATCATTTTAATCAGAAATGGTCAGGTTGCTTTGACCATCTCTCCTGGGAGAATCTTATGGAGTCAAGCCATCCAACCGCATACCCTGCGTATGAATATGAGGAGTTCATCACCTGA
- a CDS encoding glycosyltransferase family 2 protein — protein sequence MNSIVDIVIVNYNTKKLLLTCLESIHKHTDEPHHIYIVDNGSTDGSVERLARIDCSHLNVIANSRNTGYAVACNQGIRAGQSPFILLLNSDVIVTQGWLSPLLECMNTDSKIAVVGPKMVNQKGLITGAGIVGTYQNHAPRGFMEVDAPGKYEEVEDCFSVCGAAYLIRRSLLDTLGLFDENYFFYFEETDYSLNARSKGYRVVYCPKSKIIHLTGQSNKNHEQLRNYFTVSEHYFRKKWSHLGTTEF from the coding sequence GTGAACTCTATTGTGGATATCGTGATTGTGAATTACAACACAAAAAAACTGCTCCTCACATGCCTTGAGAGCATTCACAAACATACCGATGAGCCGCACCACATCTATATCGTTGACAACGGAAGTACAGACGGCTCTGTAGAACGCTTGGCGCGAATCGATTGCAGCCATTTGAATGTCATTGCCAATTCGCGCAACACCGGGTATGCAGTTGCATGCAATCAAGGCATTCGCGCAGGTCAAAGCCCTTTTATTCTGTTGCTTAACAGCGACGTAATCGTCACACAAGGCTGGCTATCCCCATTATTGGAGTGCATGAACACAGACTCTAAAATTGCGGTGGTTGGCCCCAAAATGGTGAATCAAAAAGGATTGATCACGGGGGCAGGCATTGTCGGAACGTATCAAAATCACGCGCCAAGAGGATTTATGGAAGTCGATGCCCCCGGAAAATACGAAGAGGTGGAAGATTGTTTCAGCGTGTGCGGGGCAGCCTATCTGATTCGCCGTTCACTCCTTGACACACTCGGGCTCTTTGATGAAAATTACTTTTTTTATTTTGAAGAAACGGATTACTCGCTTAACGCACGCAGCAAAGGCTATCGCGTCGTCTACTGTCCAAAATCAAAAATTATTCACTTGACAGGTCAAAGCAATAAAAACCATGAACAGCTTCGCAATTATTTCACAGTGAGCGAACACTATTTCCGAAAAAAGTGGTCTCATCTAGGCACAACAGAATTCTAA
- a CDS encoding glycosyltransferase family 2 protein has translation MTLIRKEKGNKLTAMMQVRNEGNRYLRMVLDDLSQYVDAIVILDDGSTDDTVAICKSYPKVVSIGHSHTSMYGINESALKKRLFQRTIATFPDWILAIDADEILENRAKTQIQGMINQKHTDWYGFRFYHFWKSMTHYRTDKLWAPVHYGPRLFRYMPGAVYRWNDQALHGGSLPCNLVTDFPGAPSDLRIKHYGYAGSQEELQRKYDFYVQRDPHSEFCPRSHYDSILDQDPVLEPWEES, from the coding sequence ATGACACTGATTCGCAAAGAAAAAGGGAACAAGCTAACTGCCATGATGCAAGTGCGGAATGAAGGAAATCGCTATTTGCGCATGGTCTTGGATGACCTATCGCAATATGTTGACGCGATTGTCATTCTTGACGACGGTTCGACAGATGACACCGTCGCGATCTGTAAATCGTATCCAAAGGTGGTTTCTATTGGTCACTCCCACACTTCCATGTACGGAATCAATGAATCTGCACTAAAAAAACGGCTGTTTCAGAGAACAATCGCCACATTCCCAGATTGGATTTTGGCGATCGACGCAGATGAAATTTTAGAGAACCGAGCCAAAACGCAAATTCAAGGTATGATCAATCAAAAACACACAGACTGGTACGGGTTCCGTTTTTATCATTTTTGGAAGTCCATGACACACTATCGCACAGATAAATTGTGGGCACCCGTTCACTACGGACCACGATTGTTTCGCTACATGCCAGGAGCCGTGTATCGCTGGAACGACCAGGCGCTTCACGGTGGCAGCCTGCCGTGCAATCTGGTGACCGATTTTCCTGGTGCGCCATCCGATTTGCGCATCAAACACTACGGTTACGCTGGATCACAAGAAGAATTGCAGCGAAAATACGATTTCTATGTCCAACGTGACCCACACTCTGAATTTTGCCCACGCAGTCACTACGATTCCATCCTTGATCAGGATCCTGTTCTTGAACCGTGGGAGGAATCCTGA